One stretch of Schlesneria sp. DSM 10557 DNA includes these proteins:
- a CDS encoding sugar phosphate isomerase/epimerase family protein, which translates to MATAAEPAATGVTRGKRYAMKKSINLWAFPYPEKMSLEQCLRLAKDAGFDGIELNYDLDSELSPKSGTAEFTKIRQLADKIGIAISGLCSFLFWPYPLTSNDPAKRARAMELAGLMTKAAHDLGTENLLVVPGAVHIPWRTDYEPVANDVCDQRAKEAIGKLLPTAEKLKIHMNIENIFFNGYLMTPMEMAAFVDGFQSEYLQVHFDTGNIMQYQFPEHWIAYLGKRIRNVHLKEFTKKGTDSSLEAFRPLLDGTTNWPAVLDALEATGYDRYLTFEYFHPYQYWPEALVYQTGDSLDRMLGKK; encoded by the coding sequence ATGGCCACCGCCGCAGAACCGGCCGCCACCGGGGTCACTCGCGGGAAGCGCTATGCGATGAAGAAGTCGATCAATCTCTGGGCGTTTCCCTACCCCGAGAAGATGTCGCTCGAACAATGTCTTCGCCTGGCGAAAGATGCAGGCTTCGATGGGATCGAACTGAACTACGATTTGGACAGCGAACTCTCGCCCAAGTCGGGTACGGCCGAGTTCACCAAAATCCGTCAACTGGCGGACAAAATCGGGATCGCGATCAGCGGCCTGTGTTCGTTCCTCTTCTGGCCCTATCCGCTCACAAGCAACGACCCCGCCAAACGCGCCCGTGCCATGGAACTCGCCGGGCTCATGACCAAGGCCGCGCATGATCTGGGAACCGAGAATCTGCTGGTTGTTCCCGGAGCCGTCCATATTCCCTGGCGTACGGACTATGAACCGGTCGCGAATGATGTCTGTGATCAGCGTGCGAAAGAAGCGATCGGGAAGCTGCTGCCAACCGCCGAGAAACTGAAGATTCACATGAACATCGAGAACATCTTCTTCAACGGTTATCTGATGACCCCGATGGAGATGGCGGCCTTCGTCGATGGATTCCAGTCCGAGTACCTGCAGGTCCATTTTGATACCGGGAACATCATGCAGTACCAGTTCCCCGAGCACTGGATCGCGTATCTCGGGAAGAGGATTCGAAACGTCCATCTGAAGGAATTTACGAAGAAGGGGACTGATTCGTCGCTGGAAGCGTTCCGCCCACTGCTGGACGGTACGACCAACTGGCCTGCGGTCCTCGACGCACTCGAAGCCACCGGCTACGACCGCTATCTGACGTTCGAATACTTCCACCCGTACCAGTACTGGCCCGAAGCCCTGGTCTATCAGACCGGCGATTCCCTGGATCGTATGCTCGGCAAGAAGTAG
- a CDS encoding tetratricopeptide repeat protein, with product MRIVAITSVAMGFFLQCGCVSTLSPTATPSRLQAYHDQIAGQYVTANDMERQGDYEGARQIYLDLHEKHPRNPDYLHRLGVVSTKLERYTEAQSYYSQAQSLDPTNVRLLADMGYTFYLTKNLAEAEVVLREALRHSPNDPRSTNNLALVLGLNGKMNECMGLLSRVNTPAESLACMAYIHAERGQLELAEDRYTEALTLDPNLKNAAKALAELQKRNPSQNMVAQTLPDTALADDTPQNTPRRESSPIRQVNATQHIDVDVDLEPRRSQVVTADFHDDAAGLGEQNLRDARFELDEMEFSSGNSAAARPEELSEETSDWDAEQ from the coding sequence ATGCGGATTGTCGCAATCACTTCTGTCGCCATGGGATTCTTCCTGCAATGCGGCTGTGTCTCGACCTTGTCTCCCACTGCGACCCCGAGTCGACTGCAGGCCTACCATGATCAGATTGCCGGGCAATACGTGACGGCGAATGACATGGAACGACAAGGCGATTACGAAGGTGCTCGCCAGATCTATCTCGACCTGCACGAAAAACACCCCAGAAATCCTGACTACCTGCATCGTCTGGGTGTCGTGAGTACGAAGCTGGAACGGTATACCGAAGCTCAAAGTTACTACAGCCAGGCTCAGTCGCTCGATCCGACCAATGTCAGGCTGCTGGCAGACATGGGCTACACCTTCTATCTGACGAAGAATCTCGCTGAAGCCGAAGTGGTGTTGCGAGAAGCGCTTCGTCACAGTCCCAACGATCCACGGTCGACGAATAACCTGGCGCTGGTTCTGGGATTAAACGGCAAGATGAACGAGTGCATGGGACTGCTGAGCCGAGTGAACACCCCCGCCGAGTCACTCGCCTGCATGGCCTATATTCACGCAGAGCGAGGCCAGCTTGAACTGGCCGAGGACCGCTATACGGAAGCATTAACGCTCGACCCGAACCTGAAGAATGCCGCGAAAGCACTGGCAGAACTTCAGAAGCGGAACCCCAGCCAGAACATGGTTGCCCAGACGCTTCCGGATACGGCTCTTGCCGACGACACCCCGCAGAATACTCCGCGTCGCGAATCGTCCCCCATCCGGCAGGTGAACGCCACGCAGCACATCGACGTGGATGTGGACCTGGAACCCCGGCGCTCACAAGTGGTCACGGCCGACTTCCATGACGACGCCGCCGGCCTGGGAGAGCAGAACTTGCGCGATGCCCGGTTTGAACTCGATGAGATGGAATTCTCATCGGGCAACTCCGCAGCGGCCCGTCCCGAGGAGTTAAGCGAAGAGACATCCGACTGGGATGCGGAGCAGTAG
- the purH gene encoding bifunctional phosphoribosylaminoimidazolecarboxamide formyltransferase/IMP cyclohydrolase, whose product MTVSSRRALISLSNKQGLVPFAQQLVQLGFELLSTGGTRQALETAGIPVIDVAQYTGFPEMMDGRVKTLHPRVHGGLLGRPDLKSDAESMSAHGITPFELVVVNLYPFVETISKPGVTIEEAIEQIDIGGPSMLRSAAKNHKYVGVVTDPSQYERVLQELAKGCLTLEFRRELAAAAFEMTARYDRAISDYLSAQFAKGANAPAASGAAETDTAFPTQLTLSYERRSSLRYGENPHQRAAFYVESSPAPSTLAAAEILHGKELSYNNLLDLDAAMLIVREFAQPAAVVIKHNNPCGCAVADQLADAYVKADAGDPVSAFGSILGFNREVDEATADQLCAPGHFIEAIIAPSFSGGAFEKLTTLPKWKANVRLLRCPGMLDARPVSQESRRVTGGLLVQDRDETAEAVSEWRVVTSRTPTEEERKDLEFAWLVSKHVKSNAILFAKGGQVIGVGAGQMSRLDSSYIAAYKAGERSKGGVCASDAFFPFRDGIDQIHKAGITAVIQPGGSKRDDEVIAACNEFGIAMIFTGRRHFRH is encoded by the coding sequence ATGACAGTGAGTTCGCGACGTGCCTTGATCAGTCTCAGCAATAAGCAGGGGCTTGTCCCCTTTGCCCAGCAGCTTGTGCAGCTGGGTTTTGAATTGCTCTCGACCGGTGGGACGCGTCAAGCCCTTGAAACCGCCGGTATTCCGGTCATCGACGTTGCTCAGTACACCGGTTTTCCGGAGATGATGGACGGACGAGTCAAGACGCTGCATCCCCGTGTCCACGGAGGTTTGCTGGGCCGTCCTGATCTGAAGTCTGACGCAGAATCGATGTCCGCCCATGGGATCACGCCGTTTGAACTGGTCGTCGTCAACCTGTACCCGTTCGTCGAAACCATCTCCAAGCCGGGTGTCACCATCGAGGAAGCGATCGAGCAGATCGACATCGGTGGGCCGAGCATGCTGCGGTCGGCTGCCAAGAACCACAAGTACGTCGGTGTGGTGACCGATCCGTCGCAGTACGAGCGAGTCCTGCAGGAACTGGCCAAAGGATGCCTGACGCTGGAATTCCGCCGCGAACTCGCCGCTGCCGCGTTTGAAATGACGGCCCGTTACGATCGTGCGATTTCTGATTACCTGTCTGCTCAGTTTGCCAAGGGTGCAAACGCTCCTGCAGCAAGCGGTGCTGCCGAGACGGATACCGCCTTCCCGACTCAGTTGACTCTGTCGTACGAACGCCGTTCCTCGCTTCGCTACGGCGAGAATCCCCACCAGCGGGCAGCCTTCTATGTCGAGTCCTCTCCCGCACCCTCCACACTGGCCGCGGCTGAAATCCTGCATGGAAAAGAACTCTCATACAACAATCTGCTGGATCTTGACGCTGCCATGCTGATCGTGCGTGAGTTCGCTCAGCCTGCTGCTGTGGTGATCAAGCACAATAATCCGTGTGGATGCGCCGTCGCTGATCAGCTTGCCGACGCCTACGTCAAGGCCGACGCCGGTGATCCTGTCAGCGCGTTCGGATCGATCCTCGGATTCAACCGTGAAGTTGACGAAGCGACCGCCGATCAGTTGTGTGCTCCGGGCCACTTCATTGAAGCGATTATTGCTCCTTCCTTCTCAGGTGGCGCATTCGAAAAGCTGACGACCCTGCCGAAATGGAAGGCCAACGTCCGGCTGCTGCGGTGCCCCGGCATGCTCGATGCACGACCGGTCAGTCAGGAGTCGCGCCGGGTGACGGGTGGGCTGCTGGTTCAGGACCGCGATGAAACCGCAGAAGCCGTGTCCGAATGGCGCGTGGTCACTTCGCGAACCCCGACCGAGGAAGAGCGAAAGGACCTCGAGTTTGCCTGGCTGGTCAGCAAGCACGTGAAATCCAACGCCATCCTGTTCGCCAAGGGAGGGCAGGTGATTGGGGTGGGTGCGGGACAGATGAGCCGCCTCGATTCCAGTTACATCGCTGCCTACAAAGCGGGTGAGCGATCAAAAGGGGGCGTGTGTGCCTCGGACGCGTTCTTCCCGTTCCGCGACGGCATCGATCAGATTCACAAGGCGGGAATCACGGCCGTCATTCAGCCGGGCGGTTCGAAACGGGACGACGAAGTCATCGCCGCCTGTAATGAGTTCGGCATCGCCATGATCTTCACCGGCCGCCGGCATTTCCGACATTGA
- a CDS encoding purple acid phosphatase family protein, giving the protein MSPLNRRSFLSTSLGGLAAASACRPSLLAQDSISPAEASNPAASFEPDTLFLTWQRDPTSTITIQWLGAETSADTSIQFATLDAPVWQIAMTITRPYTNTDLKVFRCELTGLQPGQEYQFQVANAAEVYRFRTMPGKATDTFQFVSGGDSGVGLHAINTNILAARQEPYFALIAGDLAYDNGRSPETFAKYLQNYHEHMIDAQGRLIPMVAAIGNHEVDGGYKRQRQDAPAYLSFFDGFYPEKTYGVLDIGDYLSLVVLDTDHIAPIAGEQTDWLRQTLADRQERPHLIVANHVPAYPSYRSPQGANDHLGTGEEQRKHWCPLFEQYNVDVVLEHHDHTFKRTHPLTNGLRDKHGVLYLGDGSWGQLRVPKTPEERPYLAAVSSAYHMTVHRLEGDQRFHMAMEQSGKIADVCMTTSKRPAKRG; this is encoded by the coding sequence ATGTCACCGTTGAACCGTCGCAGTTTTCTCAGCACATCCCTTGGAGGTCTTGCGGCGGCATCTGCCTGCCGTCCTTCGCTTTTGGCACAGGACTCAATCTCACCTGCAGAGGCGTCGAACCCTGCGGCCTCATTCGAGCCGGATACTCTTTTTCTCACCTGGCAACGAGATCCGACGAGTACAATTACGATCCAGTGGCTGGGGGCTGAGACCAGCGCGGATACTTCCATCCAATTCGCAACTCTGGATGCCCCTGTCTGGCAGATCGCCATGACGATCACCAGGCCATACACGAACACTGATCTGAAAGTGTTTCGGTGCGAGTTGACCGGGCTTCAGCCAGGACAAGAATATCAGTTTCAGGTTGCCAACGCCGCCGAAGTCTATCGGTTTCGCACCATGCCCGGCAAAGCGACGGATACCTTCCAATTCGTATCAGGAGGAGATTCCGGTGTTGGTCTTCATGCGATCAACACCAACATACTCGCCGCCAGGCAGGAACCGTATTTTGCGTTGATCGCCGGGGATCTCGCCTATGACAATGGACGGTCTCCCGAGACGTTCGCGAAATACCTTCAGAACTATCACGAGCACATGATTGACGCGCAGGGGCGACTGATCCCTATGGTGGCCGCCATCGGGAATCACGAAGTAGATGGCGGTTACAAGAGGCAGAGGCAGGATGCACCTGCCTACCTCAGCTTCTTCGACGGATTCTACCCCGAAAAAACATACGGGGTGCTGGACATCGGCGACTATCTCAGCCTCGTCGTGCTGGATACCGACCACATCGCCCCGATTGCTGGCGAACAAACTGACTGGCTCAGGCAAACCCTCGCGGATCGACAAGAACGGCCGCATCTCATCGTTGCCAATCACGTCCCTGCCTATCCCTCATACCGGTCACCACAAGGAGCGAACGACCATCTCGGCACAGGGGAAGAGCAGCGAAAACACTGGTGCCCATTGTTCGAGCAGTACAATGTTGACGTGGTTCTCGAACACCACGATCACACCTTCAAAAGAACGCATCCTCTGACGAACGGATTGCGCGACAAACATGGTGTGCTTTACCTGGGTGATGGATCATGGGGCCAACTCCGCGTCCCGAAAACTCCTGAAGAACGCCCCTACCTCGCCGCAGTCAGTTCCGCATACCACATGACGGTCCATCGACTGGAAGGTGATCAGCGGTTCCATATGGCTATGGAACAATCAGGCAAAATCGCCGATGTCTGTATGACAACGAGTAAGCGTCCTGCAAAACGGGGTTGA
- a CDS encoding HTTM domain-containing protein, whose amino-acid sequence MRFLFTPVDGASVVVFRIGFGLVMVWLGIDYLVAGRAYELYVKPDFHFTYYGFDWVQPFSLNGMKLFFVAMSVLGLFVAGGLLYRVTTPSLALLFTYFLLLDRTNYQNHYYLLMLLGWLMVFIPAHRLWSIDSILWPSLRSESIAAWSVWLLRFHVGLPYFFGGVAKLNHDWFAGAPLRQMLASRSDLPFIGPWLTLESVVQVFIWGGALFDLLVVPLLIWKRTRSLAYLICLAFHLINSMVFDSIHVFPWFMIVATTIFFSPDWPRPSLDRLLKIGRGLRGNPEISAESALNEVPVSRLEMGVRPAEATLNQAHSAEDPCAWMFRRRFAAMGFAGLCCLFHLAWPLVHFLEEGDTSWTERGHHFSWRMMLRGKTSGFRYLVTDPQTGLSWNPDVRKWITPDQEIRFVRDPEMILHLAHFISEDYLKLTGREFEVRALVLTSLNGRKPQLLIDPTVDLSKEPRGYYQRSWIRPLTEPLRKDPWMIPPSQWERLIDVKEVGRK is encoded by the coding sequence ATGCGATTTCTCTTCACACCTGTCGATGGTGCGTCAGTAGTCGTATTTCGAATTGGATTCGGTCTGGTGATGGTGTGGCTCGGAATTGATTATCTTGTTGCAGGACGAGCGTACGAACTGTACGTCAAACCGGATTTTCATTTTACTTACTACGGTTTCGACTGGGTTCAGCCATTCTCGCTGAATGGGATGAAACTTTTTTTTGTCGCAATGTCCGTACTGGGTTTGTTCGTTGCGGGGGGGCTGCTCTACCGAGTGACGACTCCGTCGCTGGCACTGCTGTTTACGTATTTTCTGTTGCTCGATCGAACGAATTATCAGAATCACTACTATTTGCTCATGCTGCTAGGGTGGTTGATGGTATTCATCCCCGCCCACCGTTTATGGTCGATCGACTCTATATTGTGGCCATCACTTCGGTCGGAATCGATCGCGGCGTGGTCAGTCTGGCTGCTCAGGTTTCATGTGGGGCTTCCCTATTTCTTCGGGGGAGTTGCGAAACTGAATCACGATTGGTTTGCAGGAGCCCCATTGCGCCAGATGCTGGCTTCCCGGTCGGATCTCCCTTTCATTGGCCCCTGGCTGACGCTGGAGTCGGTGGTTCAGGTGTTTATCTGGGGGGGAGCTTTATTTGATTTACTTGTCGTTCCGCTCCTGATTTGGAAGCGGACACGCAGTCTTGCTTATCTGATATGTCTGGCGTTCCATCTGATCAATTCAATGGTCTTCGATTCGATTCACGTTTTTCCCTGGTTCATGATCGTGGCGACGACCATCTTCTTCAGTCCCGACTGGCCACGTCCCTCCCTTGACAGACTGTTGAAGATAGGGAGAGGGCTTCGCGGTAATCCCGAGATCAGCGCGGAATCCGCGCTCAACGAGGTGCCTGTTTCACGTTTAGAAATGGGAGTGAGGCCGGCAGAGGCGACGTTGAATCAAGCTCATTCCGCTGAGGATCCATGCGCCTGGATGTTTCGGCGCAGATTTGCGGCGATGGGGTTTGCAGGGCTCTGTTGCCTCTTTCACCTCGCATGGCCTCTGGTTCATTTTTTGGAAGAGGGAGACACCAGCTGGACCGAACGGGGACATCATTTCTCGTGGCGGATGATGTTGCGAGGGAAGACGAGCGGCTTTCGCTATCTGGTGACCGATCCCCAAACGGGGCTGAGCTGGAATCCCGATGTGCGAAAGTGGATTACGCCTGACCAGGAGATTCGATTCGTTCGTGACCCTGAAATGATCCTGCATCTCGCGCATTTCATCTCCGAGGACTATTTGAAACTGACCGGTCGGGAGTTTGAAGTCCGAGCTCTTGTATTGACGTCGTTGAACGGTCGGAAACCGCAATTACTCATCGACCCGACGGTCGATCTGTCGAAAGAGCCAAGAGGTTACTACCAACGATCCTGGATTCGCCCGCTGACTGAACCGCTAAGAAAAGATCCCTGGATGATCCCCCCGTCCCAATGGGAGCGTTTGATCGACGTCAAGGAAGTCGGGCGGAAATAG
- a CDS encoding DUF1559 domain-containing protein yields MLVSRRRPLGFTLIELLVVIAIIAVLIALLLPAVQQAREAARRTQCKNNLKQIGLALHNYEGTFGRFPAALWGASISTEATQATNTSFQDDGLGWMVSILPYIDQANLYNRINPQGYPGVVSDVPTRERYYGAGALRVPGGETVLPAYLCPSSALPTTVPASWQIPGSQLVGGGSIPPRNPAIVGYATSSYKTAGGSCYGDDSIMHKQWEGGGKAFRDVTDGLSNTIAVAESTYVTSTTSAASRRTTAPTAFNDWPIWIGAPGGGNDETVRTNGRTNSPINATVNFSTMYFANNDDNAFSYHTGGAQFTLCDGSVRFVSENVAIEILCNLYSVRDGNTIGEF; encoded by the coding sequence ATGCTGGTATCTCGAAGGCGGCCGCTTGGGTTTACGCTGATCGAACTACTCGTGGTGATTGCCATTATCGCAGTATTGATCGCGCTGTTGTTGCCTGCAGTACAGCAGGCGCGTGAAGCAGCACGCCGCACGCAGTGTAAGAACAATCTTAAGCAGATTGGATTGGCACTGCATAATTATGAAGGGACTTTCGGTCGCTTTCCTGCTGCACTGTGGGGTGCGTCAATCTCGACAGAAGCGACACAAGCGACGAACACCTCCTTTCAGGATGACGGGCTTGGTTGGATGGTTTCCATTCTTCCCTACATCGATCAGGCGAATCTTTACAATAGAATCAATCCTCAAGGTTACCCTGGAGTTGTCAGCGACGTTCCCACTCGCGAACGGTACTACGGCGCCGGAGCTCTGCGGGTTCCCGGTGGTGAGACTGTTCTTCCCGCTTACTTGTGTCCCTCGTCAGCACTCCCTACGACGGTTCCAGCGTCGTGGCAGATTCCCGGCTCGCAGTTGGTGGGAGGGGGATCGATTCCACCCCGCAATCCGGCGATCGTCGGATATGCGACTTCGTCTTACAAGACTGCGGGTGGAAGTTGCTATGGCGATGACAGCATTATGCACAAGCAATGGGAAGGGGGCGGGAAGGCATTTCGTGACGTGACCGATGGATTGAGTAACACCATCGCGGTGGCAGAGTCAACCTACGTGACCAGTACGACGAGCGCTGCTTCGCGACGAACGACCGCGCCGACGGCCTTCAATGACTGGCCGATCTGGATCGGTGCGCCTGGTGGTGGTAACGATGAGACCGTACGGACGAACGGGCGGACAAACTCTCCGATCAATGCGACTGTCAACTTTTCCACGATGTACTTTGCCAATAACGATGATAATGCCTTCAGCTATCACACCGGTGGAGCTCAGTTTACGCTCTGCGACGGTTCGGTTCGTTTCGTGAGCGAGAATGTTGCGATCGAGATTCTTTGCAACCTCTATAGTGTTCGGGATGGAAACACGATCGGTGAGTTTTAG
- a CDS encoding DNRLRE domain-containing protein, with translation MSSVIKTLFTGVALAGLTCQCISAPLKSRTVSFQEGANGYAGTVDTEIWALATTTILAANPNASSDSNNDGGESQVLLRFDDIIGDQKSQIAPHARVISAKLLVSAFDQGDTVNLHRMLVPFDRAATWNSVVAGISADGFEASRHKDSFTFGKISANASEIVFDVTDTVQSWVNGDDNHGWAFLNTGGNGWDFYTSEAEILSQRPKLVVELSDAPVH, from the coding sequence ATGAGCTCTGTAATCAAGACTCTATTTACAGGAGTGGCGCTGGCAGGACTGACCTGTCAGTGCATTTCGGCCCCCCTGAAATCTCGTACGGTTTCATTTCAAGAAGGCGCTAATGGCTATGCAGGCACCGTTGATACAGAGATCTGGGCGTTGGCGACGACGACGATTCTGGCGGCGAATCCCAATGCCTCATCTGATTCGAACAACGACGGAGGGGAAAGCCAGGTCCTGCTCCGATTTGATGACATCATTGGTGACCAGAAGAGTCAGATTGCTCCGCATGCTCGAGTCATATCTGCCAAGCTACTGGTGAGCGCATTTGACCAGGGTGATACGGTCAACCTGCACCGGATGCTTGTCCCATTCGACCGTGCAGCAACATGGAATAGCGTCGTCGCGGGCATCTCGGCCGACGGTTTCGAAGCGTCACGGCATAAAGACAGCTTTACCTTCGGGAAGATCTCCGCCAACGCTTCAGAAATCGTGTTTGATGTGACAGACACGGTCCAGTCCTGGGTCAATGGGGATGACAACCACGGCTGGGCGTTTCTCAACACCGGAGGAAATGGATGGGACTTTTACACATCGGAGGCCGAAATCCTGTCACAACGTCCAAAGCTGGTTGTGGAGTTATCTGACGCTCCCGTTCATTAG
- a CDS encoding DUF1501 domain-containing protein → MSKPAAGTWFSDPAHFQRPSRRDILKVGWLGGLGLSLGDLLRHESVAASKGRNIPATAKSVIHVYLQGGFAHMDSFDPKPDAPIEYRGILDPISTSLPGVQFSSHMQEMAKVADKLTVVRSMSHTEVDHARGEHSMFTGYRPSPALVYPSVGSVVSHELGPRGALPPYICIPTQGSQYFGSGYLSNSCGPFALGTDPARPGFTVRDLSLPKGVDEQRFSDRKSWKELVDDHFHHTERDDSLTTMDSFYQRAYDLLDSPQARQAFSLKGETEETKELYGMKSWGPILRPSAGARFLVARRLVEAGARVVTVTYGAWDTHAYHYRGIETQSPDLDKAFAGLIRDLDQRGMLDSTLVLITSEFGRTPKVNAGGGRDHWPRVFSIVMAGGGVKRGHVYGSSDGLAAEPVDSPLSVEDYTTTVYHLLGIDASKDLMTPGDRPQQIVLGGKLATGLLA, encoded by the coding sequence ATGTCAAAACCTGCTGCCGGCACGTGGTTCAGTGATCCCGCTCATTTTCAGCGACCCAGTCGTCGCGACATCTTGAAGGTCGGTTGGCTGGGAGGACTAGGACTGTCGCTGGGTGACCTGCTTCGGCATGAATCTGTCGCAGCGTCAAAGGGACGCAACATCCCCGCAACGGCGAAATCGGTGATTCACGTTTATCTGCAGGGTGGGTTTGCCCACATGGATAGCTTCGATCCGAAGCCGGATGCACCGATCGAGTATCGCGGAATCCTGGACCCGATTAGTACGTCGTTGCCGGGAGTCCAGTTCAGTTCACACATGCAGGAAATGGCAAAAGTCGCCGACAAGCTGACAGTCGTGCGCAGTATGTCACACACAGAGGTCGATCATGCACGTGGCGAGCATAGTATGTTTACGGGATATCGTCCCAGTCCGGCACTGGTCTACCCCAGTGTCGGCAGCGTTGTCTCGCACGAGTTGGGTCCTCGCGGTGCCCTTCCCCCTTACATCTGCATTCCGACTCAGGGAAGTCAATACTTTGGTAGTGGCTACTTGAGCAACTCCTGTGGACCGTTCGCCTTGGGGACGGATCCCGCTCGCCCCGGTTTCACCGTGCGAGACCTGAGTCTGCCCAAGGGTGTCGATGAGCAACGTTTTTCTGACCGCAAGTCGTGGAAGGAACTCGTTGATGACCATTTCCACCACACGGAACGTGACGACTCTTTGACGACCATGGATTCATTTTATCAGCGGGCCTATGACCTGCTCGACTCACCTCAGGCCCGTCAGGCATTCAGTCTGAAAGGGGAAACGGAAGAGACGAAAGAGCTTTACGGAATGAAGAGCTGGGGTCCCATTTTGCGTCCTTCTGCAGGAGCAAGGTTCCTGGTCGCCCGCCGACTGGTTGAAGCGGGTGCCCGTGTCGTGACCGTGACCTATGGGGCCTGGGATACTCACGCTTACCACTATCGAGGCATCGAGACTCAGTCGCCCGATCTCGACAAGGCCTTTGCCGGTCTGATCCGAGATCTTGATCAACGTGGAATGCTCGATTCCACGCTGGTCCTGATTACGAGCGAATTTGGCCGAACTCCTAAAGTGAACGCCGGTGGGGGTCGCGATCACTGGCCCCGTGTGTTCAGCATCGTCATGGCAGGAGGTGGAGTTAAACGAGGTCACGTCTATGGATCATCTGACGGACTGGCCGCAGAACCGGTCGATTCTCCACTCTCCGTGGAAGACTATACCACCACGGTTTACCACCTGCTCGGAATCGATGCCAGCAAGGACCTGATGACCCCAGGCGATCGCCCGCAGCAAATCGTGCTGGGAGGCAAGCTCGCAACGGGGCTGTTGGCATAG